A genomic stretch from Methylophilus medardicus includes:
- the lpxA gene encoding acyl-ACP--UDP-N-acetylglucosamine O-acyltransferase, whose protein sequence is MQSLIHPTAIIDPKAELDSSVEVGPYTTIGAGVRIDAGTKIGPHVVIEGPTTIGKHNEIFQFSSLGAKPQDKKFKDEPTLLEIGDHNTIREFCTFNRGTVQDKGTTMIGSHNWIMAYVHIAHDCIVGNHTIMANNSSLAGHVTIYDHAILGGFTLIHQFCQIGEHIITAVGSVVFKDIPPYVTAAGYDAAPHGINAEGLKRRGFSAETIQQIKRAYKVLYRQGLSFEEAKLALADMEKSCPEIGLMTRFLAQTTRGIVR, encoded by the coding sequence ATGCAAAGCCTGATTCATCCTACCGCAATCATAGACCCCAAAGCCGAGCTCGATAGTTCGGTAGAAGTGGGCCCTTATACAACCATCGGCGCAGGTGTGCGTATCGATGCGGGCACTAAAATTGGCCCGCATGTGGTGATTGAAGGCCCAACCACCATTGGCAAACACAACGAAATCTTTCAATTTTCATCGCTCGGTGCCAAACCGCAGGATAAAAAATTTAAAGATGAGCCAACCTTGCTAGAAATTGGCGACCACAATACCATCCGCGAATTTTGTACTTTTAACCGTGGTACCGTGCAAGACAAAGGCACTACCATGATCGGCAGTCATAACTGGATTATGGCTTATGTGCATATTGCGCACGATTGTATCGTCGGAAACCATACGATTATGGCCAACAACTCATCGCTGGCCGGACACGTGACGATCTATGATCACGCGATATTAGGCGGCTTCACATTAATCCACCAATTCTGTCAGATCGGTGAGCACATTATTACGGCAGTTGGTTCAGTGGTGTTTAAGGACATTCCGCCTTATGTGACGGCGGCTGGCTATGATGCGGCGCCTCATGGCATTAATGCTGAAGGCCTCAAGCGTCGTGGTTTCAGTGCCGAGACCATCCAGCAAATCAAGCGTGCATATAAAGTGCTTTACCGCCAGGGATTGTCTTTTGAAGAGGCTAAACTTGCGTTAGCTGACATGGAAAAATCTTGTCCTGAAATTGGCTTGATGACCCGCTTTCTCGCGCAGACGACGCGCGGTATCGTACGTTAA
- the lpxB gene encoding lipid-A-disaccharide synthase, with product MAKIAMVAGEASGDLLGYHLIQELKSLQPEVEIFGIAGPKMMGLGAKSLFPIERLSVRGYLEVLRHLWGLLKLRKQLYKEILKAQPDVFIGIDAPDFNFWLERKLKAKGIATIHYVSPSIWAWRQDRIHKIKRAVSHMLALFPFEPALYQQVGVPVTYIGHPLADALPMEPDVGLAREKLKLKKNHVVIAMLPGSRQSEVTFHAELLLETAIVFDRLMCENGQQVQFLVPLVTRETRDIFTSAWHQLLTQKPDTAIDLQIMFGHAHDAMTAADAVVVASGTATLEAALLKKPMVITYKMSNMSWQLLKRMRLQPYVGLPNILAGEFIVPELLQKEAIPERIGQTLYNLLADKTGLASLQEKYRHIHAQLKQNSAQKAAAVVKQFLQA from the coding sequence ATGGCTAAGATTGCAATGGTGGCGGGTGAGGCCTCCGGTGATTTGCTGGGCTATCATCTCATTCAAGAGCTGAAATCCTTGCAGCCGGAAGTTGAAATTTTTGGCATCGCTGGTCCCAAAATGATGGGCCTAGGGGCGAAGTCATTATTTCCGATTGAGCGATTGTCGGTGCGTGGTTATCTCGAAGTCTTGCGTCATTTGTGGGGCCTACTCAAGCTGCGTAAACAGCTTTATAAAGAGATTCTGAAGGCGCAACCGGATGTGTTTATAGGCATCGATGCTCCGGACTTTAATTTTTGGCTAGAGCGTAAACTCAAGGCAAAAGGGATTGCTACCATCCATTACGTGAGCCCATCCATTTGGGCTTGGCGTCAAGATCGCATCCATAAAATCAAACGTGCGGTTTCTCATATGCTCGCCTTGTTTCCATTCGAGCCCGCGCTTTACCAACAGGTGGGGGTGCCGGTGACTTACATTGGCCATCCATTGGCGGATGCTTTACCGATGGAACCCGATGTAGGCCTGGCCCGAGAAAAATTAAAACTAAAAAAGAATCATGTGGTGATTGCCATGCTGCCGGGCAGCCGGCAGTCCGAGGTGACCTTTCACGCGGAATTGTTGCTAGAAACAGCGATTGTGTTCGACCGTCTCATGTGCGAGAACGGCCAGCAGGTGCAGTTTTTGGTGCCATTAGTGACGCGTGAAACCCGCGATATTTTTACCAGTGCCTGGCATCAACTGTTAACGCAAAAACCAGACACGGCAATCGACTTGCAAATCATGTTCGGCCATGCGCATGATGCGATGACCGCGGCGGATGCGGTGGTGGTGGCCTCGGGCACAGCGACCCTTGAAGCCGCCTTATTGAAAAAGCCAATGGTCATCACTTACAAGATGTCCAACATGAGCTGGCAATTACTAAAACGCATGCGGCTGCAGCCTTATGTGGGCTTGCCCAATATTTTGGCCGGTGAATTTATTGTGCCTGAGTTGTTGCAGAAAGAGGCGATTCCAGAGCGTATTGGGCAGACATTGTATAACTTATTGGCGGATAAGACCGGCTTGGCCAGTTTGCAAGAAAAGTACCGCCACATTCATGCCCAACTCAAACAAAACAGTGCACAAAAAGCAGCTGCGGTTGTGAAGCAGTTTTTACAGGCATAA
- the rnhB gene encoding ribonuclease HII: protein MQRLCGIDEAGRGPLAGAVYAAAVILDPERPIAGLADSKKLSEAKRDALAVEIKSHAWAWGIASVSAQEIDQINILQASLLAMQRAYQHMIDQFGRHATLIQVDGNRCPIFSVPCEAIVKGDSKVAEISAASILAKTARDASLLVLDRQYPHYGFAQHKGYPTALHLARLAQYGITPAHRRSYAPVKKYLVADCE from the coding sequence ATGCAGCGTTTATGTGGCATTGATGAGGCAGGCCGTGGGCCATTAGCGGGCGCAGTGTACGCGGCCGCAGTCATTCTCGATCCTGAGCGCCCAATTGCGGGGTTGGCAGACTCTAAAAAATTGTCTGAAGCCAAACGCGATGCTTTGGCGGTCGAGATCAAATCGCATGCATGGGCTTGGGGGATTGCCAGCGTGAGTGCGCAGGAGATCGATCAGATTAATATCTTGCAGGCCAGTCTACTTGCCATGCAAAGAGCGTATCAGCACATGATTGACCAATTTGGGCGCCATGCCACCCTGATTCAAGTTGACGGTAATCGCTGCCCGATTTTTTCGGTGCCATGTGAGGCCATCGTCAAAGGCGATAGCAAAGTGGCTGAAATCTCTGCAGCTTCCATTTTGGCTAAAACCGCCAGAGATGCCTCATTGCTAGTGCTAGACCGCCAATATCCGCACTATGGCTTTGCCCAACATAAGGGTTATCCTACGGCATTACATCTTGCGCGTTTAGCGCAATACGGTATTACGCCAGCGCATCGGCGTAGCTATGCTCCCGTCAAAAAATACTTAGTCGCTGATTGTGAGTGA
- the fdxA gene encoding ferredoxin FdxA: MTYVVTENCIQCKYTDCVDVCPVDCFVEGPNFLAINPDECIDCTLCVAECPAEAIFAEDDVPADQQHFIALNARLSTVWPTITARKEPLPNAEEMNGKAGKTALLVE; the protein is encoded by the coding sequence ATGACTTATGTAGTAACCGAAAATTGTATTCAGTGCAAATATACCGACTGCGTAGATGTTTGTCCGGTAGATTGCTTTGTTGAGGGTCCTAACTTCCTGGCGATCAACCCAGACGAGTGCATTGACTGCACGCTATGTGTCGCTGAGTGCCCGGCAGAAGCCATTTTTGCGGAGGATGATGTGCCAGCTGATCAGCAACATTTTATTGCGCTCAATGCTCGCCTATCCACGGTATGGCCAACAATCACGGCGCGTAAAGAGCCATTGCCAAATGCCGAAGAGATGAATGGTAAAGCAGGTAAAACAGCGCTACTGGTTGAATAA
- the cysN gene encoding sulfate adenylyltransferase subunit CysN, translated as MATQHNDSLLRFMTCGSVDDGKSTLIGRLLYDTKTILADTLNNIARTSQKRGMEAVDLSLLTDGLQAEREQGITIDVAYRYFSTGTRKYIIADAPGHEQYTRNMVTAASTANLAIILIDARKGVLTQTRRHSYLAHLVGIPHIVVAVNKMDLVNYDQAVYEKIKADYIAFATEIGLAQAREIKFMPMSALNGDMLVDRLDNMPWYQGETLIDILEAAPAAHSEQSEAFRFPVQFVCRPHDSANPDLHDFRGFMGRVEAGEISVGDAVTVLPNGYQSKVKAIQLGAEQLQSAQTEQSVTLLLEDEIDTSRGDMIVKTSEAPEAVKQIEAHVCWLSETPLSPARTYIVRHTTRESKAKIGSIQYKVDVNTLEHLASADLKMNDIARVTFKLAQPLMVDSYDKNRATGAFIVIDESSNNTVGAGMIV; from the coding sequence ATGGCAACTCAACACAACGACTCTTTGCTGCGCTTTATGACTTGCGGCAGCGTAGATGATGGTAAAAGCACACTGATTGGTCGCTTGCTCTACGATACCAAAACCATTCTGGCCGACACTCTGAATAACATTGCCCGCACCTCGCAAAAGCGCGGCATGGAAGCCGTCGATCTCTCTTTACTGACCGATGGTCTGCAAGCGGAGCGCGAGCAAGGCATCACCATTGATGTCGCCTATCGCTATTTCAGTACCGGTACGCGCAAATACATTATCGCCGATGCACCCGGTCACGAACAATACACGCGTAACATGGTCACCGCCGCTTCAACCGCCAACCTTGCGATCATCCTCATCGATGCACGCAAAGGCGTGTTGACACAAACCCGTCGTCATAGCTATCTGGCACATTTGGTTGGCATCCCGCACATCGTTGTTGCCGTCAACAAGATGGATTTGGTCAATTACGATCAAGCGGTCTATGAAAAGATCAAGGCCGACTACATCGCTTTTGCGACCGAAATTGGCCTCGCCCAAGCCCGCGAAATTAAATTTATGCCGATGTCGGCACTCAATGGCGACATGCTGGTGGACCGCTTGGACAATATGCCTTGGTATCAAGGCGAAACGCTGATTGATATTTTAGAAGCCGCACCAGCAGCCCACAGTGAGCAATCTGAGGCGTTCCGCTTTCCCGTACAGTTCGTCTGCCGCCCGCACGACTCCGCAAATCCAGACCTGCATGATTTCCGCGGTTTTATGGGCCGTGTGGAGGCAGGTGAAATTAGTGTAGGGGACGCGGTGACGGTGTTACCGAATGGCTATCAGTCAAAAGTGAAAGCCATTCAACTGGGCGCTGAGCAACTGCAAAGCGCACAAACCGAACAAAGTGTGACCTTGCTGCTTGAAGACGAGATTGATACTTCACGTGGCGACATGATTGTGAAAACCAGCGAAGCACCTGAAGCGGTCAAACAAATCGAGGCGCACGTATGCTGGCTGTCCGAAACCCCATTGTCCCCTGCACGTACTTACATCGTGCGTCACACCACCCGTGAATCCAAAGCCAAAATTGGCAGTATTCAGTATAAGGTGGATGTGAACACGCTTGAACATTTGGCCAGTGCCGACCTCAAAATGAATGACATTGCTCGGGTCACATTTAAGTTGGCACAACCACTGATGGTCGACAGTTATGATAAAAACCGCGCCACGGGTGCTTTTATTGTGATTGATGAAAGCAGCAACAACACCGTCGGCGCAGGCATGATTGTTTGA
- the cysD gene encoding sulfate adenylyltransferase subunit CysD — protein sequence MTTKQPLSHLDWLEAEAIHILREVAGQCANPVLLFSGGKDSLCILRLAEKAFRPGRFPFPLLHIDTGHNYQEVVQFRDQRAAELGERLIVRSVEDSMQRGTVVLKTPDEPRNKHQSVTLLEAIEEFGFDCCIGGARRDEEKARAKERIMSFRDEFGQWDPKNQRPELWNLYNARVHKGENIRAFPISNWTEMDVWQYIERENLALPSIYFAHQRDIVMRHGSIFPVNVPLANGDLINQPKAGEEVINMQVRFRTVGDITCTAPVISDAADVSKIVLETATTTITERGATRLDDQTSDASMEQRKKEGYF from the coding sequence ATGACAACTAAACAACCTTTATCACACCTCGATTGGCTCGAGGCTGAAGCCATTCATATTCTGCGTGAAGTGGCGGGCCAGTGCGCAAACCCTGTGCTGCTGTTTTCTGGTGGTAAGGATTCCCTGTGCATTTTGCGTTTGGCTGAAAAAGCGTTTCGCCCGGGGCGTTTTCCTTTTCCGTTATTGCATATTGATACTGGCCACAACTATCAGGAAGTCGTACAGTTTCGTGACCAGCGTGCCGCTGAATTAGGCGAGCGCCTGATTGTACGGTCGGTAGAAGACTCCATGCAGCGCGGTACGGTGGTATTAAAAACGCCTGACGAGCCACGCAACAAGCATCAGTCAGTGACCTTGCTAGAAGCCATTGAAGAGTTTGGCTTTGACTGCTGCATTGGCGGTGCGCGTCGCGATGAAGAAAAAGCGCGTGCCAAAGAGCGCATCATGAGTTTTCGCGATGAATTTGGTCAATGGGATCCGAAAAACCAACGTCCAGAATTATGGAACCTGTATAACGCGCGCGTGCACAAGGGTGAGAATATTCGCGCGTTCCCCATCTCAAACTGGACAGAGATGGACGTTTGGCAATATATCGAACGTGAAAACTTGGCCTTACCGAGTATCTATTTTGCGCACCAGCGCGACATCGTTATGCGCCATGGTTCCATTTTCCCAGTCAATGTGCCGTTGGCTAACGGCGACTTGATCAATCAGCCTAAAGCAGGCGAAGAAGTGATCAATATGCAGGTGCGTTTCCGGACGGTTGGCGACATTACTTGCACCGCTCCCGTGATTTCAGATGCCGCTGATGTGAGCAAAATTGTGCTCGAAACCGCGACAACGACAATTACTGAACGTGGTGCAACGCGCCTCGACGATCAAACGTCAGATGCCTCGATGGAACAGCGCAAGAAAGAAGGTTATTTCTAA
- a CDS encoding phosphoadenylyl-sulfate reductase → MSFGVSMLKPAANNPAIRPELTEALIATVQAKREKAVALLQAAAAEFPAITFANSYGAEDMVLTDLICKAQIAIEIFSLDTGRLPLETYQLMAAVEQAYTIKPLVFFPKHEAVEHYVQTQGINAFYESIELRKACCHMRKVEPLQRALSGKQAWVTGMRAEQAATRSALPTQEYDAGNKLEKFNPLSDWTEKEVWAYIRLFEVPYNALHEQFYPSIGCAPCTRAVAMGEDIRAGRWWWENPDSKECGLHVKKS, encoded by the coding sequence ATGAGTTTCGGCGTCAGCATGCTCAAACCAGCCGCCAACAATCCGGCAATCCGTCCTGAATTGACAGAGGCCTTAATCGCAACCGTTCAAGCTAAGCGTGAAAAGGCCGTGGCATTATTGCAAGCAGCAGCAGCTGAGTTTCCTGCGATCACTTTTGCCAACAGCTACGGTGCCGAAGACATGGTACTGACGGATCTGATTTGCAAAGCGCAAATTGCCATCGAAATTTTTTCTTTGGATACCGGCCGCCTGCCGTTAGAGACCTACCAACTGATGGCTGCGGTCGAGCAAGCTTACACCATCAAACCACTGGTTTTTTTCCCAAAGCATGAAGCGGTTGAACACTATGTGCAAACGCAGGGGATCAACGCTTTCTACGAGAGTATCGAGCTGCGCAAGGCGTGCTGCCACATGCGCAAGGTTGAACCCTTACAACGCGCACTCAGCGGCAAGCAGGCTTGGGTGACCGGAATGCGTGCGGAACAAGCAGCGACCCGTAGCGCCCTGCCTACCCAAGAATATGATGCTGGCAACAAACTAGAAAAATTCAATCCCTTGAGTGACTGGACCGAAAAAGAGGTTTGGGCCTATATCCGCCTGTTTGAAGTCCCGTATAACGCCCTGCATGAGCAATTCTACCCAAGCATTGGCTGCGCGCCGTGTACGCGCGCGGTGGCCATGGGGGAAGACATTCGCGCCGGCCGCTGGTGGTGGGAAAACCCCGATAGTAAAGAGTGCGGCTTACACGTAAAGAAATCCTGA
- a CDS encoding DUF934 domain-containing protein codes for MSQLIQLAADGTASIVADTWVRVIPPAAGEESVRKQAGKVVLFKLTGEQTFTAEQIANTQIPASGHILVPLAIWEARKAELQSRLDRGELGIVLATNETAEALQAAFADLNTLPLIAIFVERFADGRIFTLGNWLRTRFGYRNELRAIGDVLRDQLFFHKRAGFNSFLIRADRSAEDALASLNDFSQPYQGGVADVPVWRRIHRA; via the coding sequence ATGAGTCAACTGATTCAACTAGCCGCTGATGGTACAGCCAGCATTGTTGCTGACACCTGGGTGCGCGTAATACCGCCCGCCGCCGGCGAAGAATCTGTTCGCAAACAAGCTGGTAAAGTCGTGTTGTTTAAATTAACAGGCGAACAAACCTTCACTGCTGAACAGATTGCCAATACCCAGATTCCAGCATCTGGCCACATTTTAGTGCCACTCGCCATCTGGGAGGCGCGCAAAGCAGAACTGCAATCACGCTTGGACCGTGGCGAACTGGGGATTGTGTTGGCGACCAACGAAACGGCGGAAGCATTACAAGCCGCTTTTGCTGATCTCAACACGCTACCATTGATTGCAATATTTGTTGAACGCTTTGCGGACGGTCGCATTTTCACATTGGGCAACTGGCTGCGCACACGCTTTGGCTATCGAAACGAATTGCGCGCAATTGGTGACGTGCTACGTGACCAATTGTTTTTTCATAAACGGGCAGGCTTTAACAGTTTTCTGATTCGTGCCGACCGCTCTGCCGAAGACGCACTGGCTAGCCTGAATGACTTCAGCCAACCCTATCAAGGCGGTGTTGCGGATGTGCCGGTCTGGCGTAGGATCCATCGCGCATGA
- a CDS encoding nitrite/sulfite reductase, translating into MYKYDPIDQQIVNERVAQYRDQTRRYLAGELSDEEFRPLRLQNGLYIQRHAPMLRIAVPYGLISSKQLRKLGDIAQKYDRGYGHFSTRQNLQLNWPKLEDTPEILAELATVEMHAIQTSGNCIRNITTDQFAGIAPDEIIDPRAIAEIMRQWSTFHPEFALLPRKFKIAVSGTEKDRAIVQAHDIGLEFYKDAHGHMAIKVWVGGGLGRTPILGTVIREHLEWQHVLSYCEAVIRVYNIHGRRDNAYKARIKILVKALGIETFKQQVEEEWSHLKDGPLTITQNELDRVAKYFEPMPYKTLPAHNASFDAAVAANPAFAAWVKRCVQPHRVPGYRAVTLSLKPHGKAPGDITSEQMHVVADLADAYSFGELRSSHEQNLILADVELSDLFAVWEKARAAGLATPNIGLLTDIICCPGGDFCSLANAKSIPIAEAIQMQFDNLDYLHEIGDLELNISGCMNACGHHHVGHIGILGVDKDGSEWYQVTVGGKQGNDASIGTVIGPSFSAEEMPGVVQRLIEVYVRERHEEERFIDTVRRLGVAPFKAHVYAEKETAS; encoded by the coding sequence ATGTATAAATACGATCCTATAGACCAACAAATTGTCAACGAACGTGTCGCCCAATACCGCGACCAAACACGCCGCTATCTGGCTGGTGAGTTATCGGATGAAGAATTTCGTCCGCTACGCTTGCAAAACGGCTTATACATCCAGCGCCATGCGCCGATGTTGCGCATCGCGGTGCCGTACGGCCTCATCTCAAGCAAGCAATTGCGCAAGCTGGGCGACATCGCCCAGAAATACGACCGTGGTTATGGTCACTTTAGTACCCGTCAAAACCTGCAATTGAATTGGCCGAAACTAGAAGATACGCCGGAAATTTTGGCGGAACTAGCCACCGTCGAGATGCACGCCATTCAAACGTCAGGCAACTGCATTCGAAACATTACCACCGATCAGTTCGCAGGCATTGCGCCCGATGAGATTATTGATCCGCGTGCGATTGCCGAAATCATGCGTCAGTGGAGCACCTTTCACCCGGAGTTTGCCCTGTTGCCACGCAAATTTAAAATTGCCGTCTCAGGGACTGAAAAAGACCGCGCCATTGTGCAAGCGCACGATATTGGCCTCGAGTTTTATAAAGATGCGCATGGACACATGGCCATCAAAGTTTGGGTGGGCGGTGGTTTGGGCCGTACCCCTATTTTGGGCACTGTGATTCGCGAACATTTAGAATGGCAGCATGTGCTGTCCTACTGCGAGGCCGTGATTCGTGTCTATAACATCCATGGTCGCCGCGACAACGCTTACAAAGCACGAATTAAAATTTTGGTTAAAGCGCTGGGCATTGAGACTTTCAAACAACAGGTCGAAGAAGAATGGTCACATCTCAAAGATGGCCCATTAACGATCACGCAAAATGAGTTAGATCGCGTGGCGAAATACTTTGAGCCCATGCCCTACAAAACCCTGCCAGCACATAACGCGTCGTTTGACGCCGCTGTTGCCGCTAACCCTGCATTTGCTGCTTGGGTAAAACGTTGCGTGCAACCGCATCGCGTGCCGGGCTACCGTGCAGTCACCCTCTCGCTCAAACCACACGGCAAAGCGCCGGGGGACATCACCAGCGAGCAGATGCACGTAGTGGCAGATTTAGCAGATGCCTACAGCTTTGGCGAGTTACGCTCTTCACATGAACAAAATCTGATTTTGGCAGATGTGGAGCTATCCGATTTATTCGCGGTGTGGGAAAAAGCGCGTGCCGCTGGGTTGGCCACGCCCAACATTGGCCTGTTGACCGACATTATTTGCTGCCCCGGGGGCGACTTTTGTAGCTTGGCCAATGCGAAATCGATTCCCATTGCCGAAGCGATCCAAATGCAATTTGATAACCTAGATTACTTGCATGAAATTGGGGATCTAGAGCTCAATATTTCAGGTTGCATGAATGCTTGTGGTCACCACCATGTCGGACATATCGGTATTTTGGGCGTCGATAAAGATGGCTCTGAATGGTATCAGGTCACCGTTGGCGGAAAACAAGGCAATGACGCGAGCATTGGCACGGTAATTGGGCCTTCATTCTCAGCAGAAGAAATGCCTGGCGTCGTGCAACGCCTGATTGAAGTCTATGTGCGTGAACGGCATGAAGAAGAGCGTTTTATCGATACGGTGCGGCGCTTGGGCGTAGCCCCATTTAAAGCCCACGTCTACGCTGAAAAGGAAACTGCATCATGA
- a CDS encoding sulfite exporter TauE/SafE family protein encodes MEFGYILAGFVVGFLVGLTGVGGGSLMTPILLLIYHIKPAVAVGTDLLYASITKSVGIFAHGKLGNIDWLIVKRLAMGSIPASMLTLWALHSMDLQSGNVVNTIKFWLGVALIVTSVAVLLRNKLMALVAKEQWIPLAYVPGATILLGIVLGGLVTLTSVGAGALGVTALILLYPKEKITTIVGSDIAHAVPLTLVAGLGHASLGTIDYPLLGTLLIGSVPGIYLGSHMSSRVAEHWVRVALAMILIFVGFKLVFH; translated from the coding sequence ATGGAATTCGGATACATACTGGCGGGCTTTGTGGTTGGCTTTTTGGTGGGACTCACAGGCGTCGGCGGCGGCTCATTAATGACCCCCATTTTGTTGTTGATTTATCACATTAAACCGGCGGTGGCTGTTGGTACAGACTTACTGTACGCGTCCATCACCAAGTCTGTAGGCATTTTCGCGCACGGCAAACTCGGCAATATCGACTGGCTGATCGTTAAACGTCTGGCAATGGGCAGCATCCCGGCGTCGATGTTGACCTTGTGGGCCTTGCACAGCATGGATTTGCAATCCGGCAATGTCGTCAATACCATCAAGTTTTGGCTGGGTGTGGCATTGATTGTGACTTCTGTCGCAGTGTTATTGCGCAACAAATTGATGGCTCTGGTGGCAAAAGAACAATGGATTCCGTTAGCTTATGTGCCTGGCGCCACCATATTATTGGGGATCGTGTTGGGCGGCCTGGTCACATTGACCTCAGTAGGTGCCGGCGCGCTAGGTGTCACCGCATTGATCCTGCTGTATCCTAAGGAAAAAATCACCACCATCGTCGGTAGCGATATCGCGCATGCGGTGCCGCTCACCCTGGTCGCTGGCCTTGGCCATGCGTCTTTGGGCACCATAGACTACCCTTTATTAGGGACGTTGCTCATCGGCTCTGTGCCTGGCATTTATCTCGGTAGCCACATGAGTTCACGCGTTGCAGAGCACTGGGTGCGCGTTGCGCTGGCTATGATATTGATTTTTGTAGGCTTTAAGCTGGTTTTCCATTAA
- a CDS encoding CysB family HTH-type transcriptional regulator codes for MKFHQLRYVHEVVRQQLNISAASEVLHTSQPGVSKQIQLLEEELGLQIFQRNGKRLIGVTEPGRKIVELSARVMLDMQNIKRVGDEYSREDSGALTIATTHTQARYRLPAAVKQFIAQYPNVKLTIHQGNPAQVTDLVASGEADIGIATESISNDERLTCLACYEWNRCLVVPPQHPLLSKPALTLKDLADYPLITYDFAFTGGTLVSKVFHDAGLQPNVVFTAIDADVIKTYVNLGLGIGLIANMAYDAARDAPLVSLDCSHLFPDSTTYLGVRRDAFLRDYMLNFITMLSPQYDKRTVQRALHQDL; via the coding sequence ATGAAATTCCACCAGTTGCGCTATGTGCATGAAGTTGTACGGCAACAATTGAATATTTCCGCCGCATCAGAAGTATTGCACACCTCGCAACCCGGCGTCAGTAAGCAAATCCAGTTGCTTGAAGAAGAGTTGGGTTTGCAGATTTTTCAGCGCAATGGTAAACGCTTAATTGGCGTGACCGAGCCCGGCCGTAAAATCGTCGAATTGTCGGCGCGGGTGATGCTGGATATGCAAAATATTAAGCGTGTTGGCGATGAATATAGCCGTGAAGACAGCGGAGCGCTGACGATTGCGACGACACATACGCAAGCACGCTATCGCTTACCGGCGGCGGTGAAGCAATTTATTGCGCAGTATCCCAACGTCAAACTGACGATTCATCAGGGCAATCCCGCGCAAGTCACCGATCTGGTCGCGTCCGGCGAGGCAGATATTGGCATTGCCACCGAAAGTATCAGTAACGATGAACGCTTGACTTGCTTGGCCTGCTACGAGTGGAACCGATGCCTAGTGGTGCCGCCGCAACACCCTTTGCTATCCAAACCAGCGCTCACCTTAAAGGATCTTGCCGACTATCCTTTAATCACTTATGACTTTGCGTTTACCGGCGGCACGCTGGTGTCCAAAGTGTTTCACGATGCTGGTCTGCAACCCAATGTCGTGTTTACAGCGATCGATGCGGATGTGATTAAAACTTACGTGAATCTTGGGCTTGGCATCGGCCTGATCGCCAATATGGCATACGATGCCGCACGGGACGCGCCCCTGGTCAGTTTAGATTGTAGTCATTTATTTCCAGATAGCACCACCTATTTAGGCGTCCGCCGTGATGCATTCTTGCGTGATTACATGCTGAATTTTATTACCATGTTATCCCCGCAATACGATAAACGGACCGTACAGCGTGCCTTGCATCAGGACTTGTGA
- a CDS encoding DUF302 domain-containing protein, with product MPDVDLDNAIYEVPVKPGVSYQDLIDSLKSISEGMNFVNPANFPIGEHMKLRGQDPQGVKEVRTFCNLSMGTEIILDHPEFLVFAPCRLAIYEKPDANGKRQLFLGLDRPTHDLKNIKQPTARAQASAQQLEDALIQLMEKARRGDF from the coding sequence ATGCCCGATGTTGACCTTGATAATGCCATTTATGAAGTGCCAGTGAAGCCAGGTGTGTCATACCAGGATTTGATCGATAGTTTGAAGTCGATTTCTGAGGGGATGAATTTTGTCAATCCAGCCAATTTTCCCATTGGTGAGCATATGAAGCTGCGTGGACAAGATCCGCAAGGCGTGAAAGAAGTCCGCACATTTTGCAATCTCAGCATGGGGACTGAGATTATTCTCGATCATCCCGAGTTTCTGGTGTTTGCCCCATGTCGCCTTGCTATTTATGAGAAGCCAGATGCCAATGGCAAGCGCCAACTGTTTCTCGGTCTAGATCGGCCCACACACGATTTAAAAAATATCAAGCAACCCACCGCCAGAGCGCAAGCCTCGGCACAACAGCTGGAAGATGCCTTGATCCAGTTGATGGAAAAAGCCCGTCGCGGCGATTTTTAA